In a genomic window of Corvus hawaiiensis isolate bCorHaw1 chromosome Z, bCorHaw1.pri.cur, whole genome shotgun sequence:
- the NADK2 gene encoding NAD kinase 2, mitochondrial isoform X2 encodes MFSAWGFPCGRLRLVGRAAARRSALLCQRAAASPSPPWLPLLGGAHRRLLALGGLSPSAAAAPGRGAAGAAPCGSGAAGGGFRPSRVAVVVKTTRYEFEQQRYRYAGLSEEDLKQLLALKGSNYAGLLERHRIHTKNVEHVVDSLRNERIEVRLVKRREYNEETVRWADAVISAGGDGTMLLAASKVFDKFKPVIGINTDPERSEGHLCLPVRYTHSFPEALQKLYRGEFRWQWRQRIRLYLEGTGINTTPVDLHEQQLSQEQHSRAHINERFQDQRSDISGPHLLPVRALNEVFIGESLSSRASYYEISVDDGPWEKQKSSGLNVCTGTGSKAWSYNINKVAHQAIEEILKMAKKHGSLNMPLNMELVHKVTNDYNESLLYSPEEPKMFFSVREPIVNRVFSSSRQRGFSSKVCVRSRCWDACMVVDGGTSFEFNDGAIASILIDTEDSLCTVLLEE; translated from the exons ATGTTCTCCGCGTGGGGCTTCCCCTGCGGCCGCCTCCGCCTCGTCGGCCGGGCGGCTGCTCGCCGCTCCGCGCTACTCTGCCAGCGGGCGGCGGCTTCCCCCTCCCCGCCGTGGCTGCCGCTGCTCGGCGGCGCCCACCGGCGCCTACTCGCCCTCGGTGGGCTGAGCCCctccgcggcggcggcgcccgggcggggggcggcgggggccgctCCGTGCGGatcgggggcggcggggggcgggtTCCGGCCGTCGCGAGTGGCGGTGGTGGTGAAGACGACGCGGTACGAGTTCGAGCAGCAGCGGTACCGCTACGCCGGGCTCTCCGAGGAGGACCTCAAGCAGCTG CTTGCCTTGAAGGGATCTAACTATGCTGGTCTGCTGGAACGGCATCGCATTCACACAAAAAATGTGGAGCATGTTGTAGACAGCTTACG GAACGAGAGGATAGAAGTTCGTCTTGTTAAGCGTCGAGAATATAATGAAGAGACAGTTCGGTGGGCAGATGCTGTTATATCAGCAGGAG GTGATGGTACGATGTTGTTGGCAGCCAGTAAGGTCTTCGATAAATTTAAACCAGTCATTGGCATAAATACTGATCCTGAAAG ATCAGAGGGTCACTTGTGCTTGCCTGTGAGATATACACATTCATTTCCTGAAGCTCTACAGAAGCTTTATCGTGGTGAGTTCAG GTGGCAGTGGCGGCAAAGAATCCGACTGTATCTTGAAGGAACTGGAATTAACACAACCCCTGTGGATTTACATGAACAGCAGCTAAGCCAAGAGCAACACAGCAGGGCTCACATAAATGAAAGATTCCAGGATCAAA GGTCTGATATTTCTGGTCCACATCTTTTACCAGTGAGAGCACTTAATGAAGTCTTCATTGGGGAATCTCTTTCATCCAG GGCCTCCTATTATGAAATATCAGTTGATGATGGTCCTTGGGAAAAACAGAAGAGTTCAGGGCTTAATGTGTGTACTGGAACAGGATCAAAAGCATG GTCCTATAATATTAACAAGGTTGCACATCAAGCTATTGAAGAGATCCTTAAGATGG CGAAAAAGCATGGAAGTTTGAATATGCCATTGAACATGGAACTGGTACACAAAG TAACAAATGATTACAATGAGTCTCTGCTCTACAGTCCAGAGGAACCAAAGATGTTTTTCAGTGTTCGAGAGCCTATTGTAAACAGAGTTTTCTCAAGTAGCCGTCAGCGTGGCTTCTCTTCAAA GGTCTGTGTCCGTTCCCGTTGCTGGGATGCTTGTATGGTTGTAGATGGAGGAACATCTTTTGAATTCAATGATGGGGCAATAGCTTCGATACTGATTGACACAGAGGATTCACTGTGCACTGTTCTGCTGGAAGAATGA
- the NADK2 gene encoding NAD kinase 2, mitochondrial isoform X1, producing the protein MFSAWGFPCGRLRLVGRAAARRSALLCQRAAASPSPPWLPLLGGAHRRLLALGGLSPSAAAAPGRGAAGAAPCGSGAAGGGFRPSRVAVVVKTTRYEFEQQRYRYAGLSEEDLKQLLALKGSNYAGLLERHRIHTKNVEHVVDSLRNERIEVRLVKRREYNEETVRWADAVISAGGDGTMLLAASKVFDKFKPVIGINTDPERSEGHLCLPVRYTHSFPEALQKLYRGEFRWQWRQRIRLYLEGTGINTTPVDLHEQQLSQEQHSRAHINERFQDQRSDISGPHLLPVRALNEVFIGESLSSRENFKSCKPSFKFSLHRASYYEISVDDGPWEKQKSSGLNVCTGTGSKAWSYNINKVAHQAIEEILKMAKKHGSLNMPLNMELVHKVTNDYNESLLYSPEEPKMFFSVREPIVNRVFSSSRQRGFSSKVCVRSRCWDACMVVDGGTSFEFNDGAIASILIDTEDSLCTVLLEE; encoded by the exons ATGTTCTCCGCGTGGGGCTTCCCCTGCGGCCGCCTCCGCCTCGTCGGCCGGGCGGCTGCTCGCCGCTCCGCGCTACTCTGCCAGCGGGCGGCGGCTTCCCCCTCCCCGCCGTGGCTGCCGCTGCTCGGCGGCGCCCACCGGCGCCTACTCGCCCTCGGTGGGCTGAGCCCctccgcggcggcggcgcccgggcggggggcggcgggggccgctCCGTGCGGatcgggggcggcggggggcgggtTCCGGCCGTCGCGAGTGGCGGTGGTGGTGAAGACGACGCGGTACGAGTTCGAGCAGCAGCGGTACCGCTACGCCGGGCTCTCCGAGGAGGACCTCAAGCAGCTG CTTGCCTTGAAGGGATCTAACTATGCTGGTCTGCTGGAACGGCATCGCATTCACACAAAAAATGTGGAGCATGTTGTAGACAGCTTACG GAACGAGAGGATAGAAGTTCGTCTTGTTAAGCGTCGAGAATATAATGAAGAGACAGTTCGGTGGGCAGATGCTGTTATATCAGCAGGAG GTGATGGTACGATGTTGTTGGCAGCCAGTAAGGTCTTCGATAAATTTAAACCAGTCATTGGCATAAATACTGATCCTGAAAG ATCAGAGGGTCACTTGTGCTTGCCTGTGAGATATACACATTCATTTCCTGAAGCTCTACAGAAGCTTTATCGTGGTGAGTTCAG GTGGCAGTGGCGGCAAAGAATCCGACTGTATCTTGAAGGAACTGGAATTAACACAACCCCTGTGGATTTACATGAACAGCAGCTAAGCCAAGAGCAACACAGCAGGGCTCACATAAATGAAAGATTCCAGGATCAAA GGTCTGATATTTCTGGTCCACATCTTTTACCAGTGAGAGCACTTAATGAAGTCTTCATTGGGGAATCTCTTTCATCCAG GGAGAACTTTAAGTCCTGCAAACCCAGTTTTAAATTCTCGCTTCATAGGGCCTCCTATTATGAAATATCAGTTGATGATGGTCCTTGGGAAAAACAGAAGAGTTCAGGGCTTAATGTGTGTACTGGAACAGGATCAAAAGCATG GTCCTATAATATTAACAAGGTTGCACATCAAGCTATTGAAGAGATCCTTAAGATGG CGAAAAAGCATGGAAGTTTGAATATGCCATTGAACATGGAACTGGTACACAAAG TAACAAATGATTACAATGAGTCTCTGCTCTACAGTCCAGAGGAACCAAAGATGTTTTTCAGTGTTCGAGAGCCTATTGTAAACAGAGTTTTCTCAAGTAGCCGTCAGCGTGGCTTCTCTTCAAA GGTCTGTGTCCGTTCCCGTTGCTGGGATGCTTGTATGGTTGTAGATGGAGGAACATCTTTTGAATTCAATGATGGGGCAATAGCTTCGATACTGATTGACACAGAGGATTCACTGTGCACTGTTCTGCTGGAAGAATGA